GCGCCGTCAAGTTGATGCGCGTCGCGCCCCATTTGAAACGCACACGCATGTTAGTGATTCGCGGGCCGCTGGGCACCGAAGCGGCATGTTCGGCTGAGAAGGTCAAAGATACGCTTGGCGTTGAAATGGTGCCCATCAGCGTCGAAGAAACGCTAAAAGAGCACGAGGCGGTCTCTCTGAAAGACGCGGAAGCCGAAGCGGAAAACTATTGGCTCAGCGAAGCGAAAAACATCGTTGAGCCGACCCGCCAGGAAATCATAAACGCATCGCGTTTCTATCTGGCGATTCAAAACATCATGCAACGCGAGAACGCGCAGGCTGTCACCAGTTCGAACTGTATGGGAGCCCCAGCAAAAGGTTGTTTTGCGTTCAGCAAACTGAACGACCTCGGCATGGTCGGAGCCTGCGAAGGCGATATTGATTCAACTCTTACTATGCTGATGTTTAACTACGGACTCGGAATACCGGGCTTTATCACTGATCCAGTGATTGATACCGCGAAGAATGCGTTGGTCCATTTCCATTGTACGTCTGCAACGAAAATGAACGGCCCGTCGAGTAAGCGGCTTCCGTTCACCATTCGCAACCAGAGCGACAGCGAACAAGGCGTCGCGCTGGATGTGGAAAACCGCCTAGGCCAGATGACCACCTGCGCCAAATTCATCAATTTAGACTCCATGCTGATTTCAACGGGACCAATCTTTGACGTGACCCATGACGAACTCGGCTGCCGCACCCAGTTTTGGGTGGAAGTGGATGACGCGCGCGGTATGTTTGAAAATTGGGGCGGGGGCGTTCTCGAAGGCGGAACCATGGCATTGCTCCACCGCGTGGTCTTTTACGGAGATCACCGCCAGAATGTGCGCGACTTAAGCCATTTGATGGGCTTCAAGGTGGTGGAAGAAGCATAGCAACTTGTATATCAGAAAGGAAATAAACAATGGCAATTGAATATCACGAGCCTGCGCAGGAACTCTCAAGCAAGACGCGCGACGTGCACCGGGCGCTGACCAGCCTTTGCGAAGAATTGGAAGCCGTTGATTGGTATAACCAACGGGTTGACGTGTGCACCGACGAAGAACTAAAAGCGGTGTTGGCGCATAACCGCGACGAAGAAATCGAACACGCGGCAATGACGCTTGAATGGCTGCGCCGCAACATGCCGCAATTTGATAAAGAATTAAAAGACTATTTGTTCAAAGACAAACCAATCGCAGATCACTAAAATCACTAGCAACATGTTGATTAACGATTTAAACAAGGGGCGAGTATTTTCGCCCCTTGTTTATTCTGATGGGTTTAATTTCGATGCTCAACCGCCTCCATTGGGATTCCGATTGTCAGTATTTAATGTAGTCTGCGCTGTTTGTTTTGGCGGCAAAGGTTCAAAAAACGCGACAAGCAAAAACGTAGCAATCGGGCCAAGCAACAATGAAATCAAAAACCAGTTTAACCCGCTTCTGCCTTTAGATTGCGCCAGCCCCGCGTTGATTAAAGAAAGCGTTCCCCAGCCGACAAAGTATTGCGAAGGATTTCCCATCGTTATTTCACCAGCGTGTAGTGTTTCATGGTTTCATAAAAATCCGCCATGATGCTTTTTTTGTCGAA
This portion of the Candidatus Hinthialibacter antarcticus genome encodes:
- a CDS encoding ferritin-like domain-containing protein, whose amino-acid sequence is MAIEYHEPAQELSSKTRDVHRALTSLCEELEAVDWYNQRVDVCTDEELKAVLAHNRDEEIEHAAMTLEWLRRNMPQFDKELKDYLFKDKPIADH